From one Tautonia marina genomic stretch:
- a CDS encoding tyrosine-type recombinase/integrase has translation MATIFKRGRDKGKKNKPYVIQYTDHDGKRQFAKGFTDKALTEQLAAKLENEVLLRKRGMIDPAQERLLAIKQSPIEEHLQAFDRSLANNTAKHRRLTMTRVRRVVEGCGFRTLADMDGEKVVEWLNEFREEEDIGARTYNHYLQAADAFGKWLATTKRLPGNPLIGMERLNAETDVRHKRRALKPEEFARLVEAARNSGVEVQGYDGEMRARIYLISYLTGLRRSELASLTPNSFKLDDAQPTLTVEAACSKHRRRDVLPMHPELVSLARGWVAGLAPEEPLFPKLARRKTYTMVQKDLERAGIPYETHEGLADFHAAGRHTHITGLVRSGASIMEAKELARHADIRQTAKYTHIGMEERAEALAALPFPLAPAAVEALEHDGDLQALVTAWPGLSPETRRQILALATPPSTDS, from the coding sequence TTGGCAACCATCTTCAAACGCGGCCGCGACAAGGGGAAGAAGAACAAGCCATACGTCATCCAGTACACGGATCACGACGGCAAGCGGCAGTTCGCCAAGGGGTTCACTGACAAGGCGCTCACCGAGCAGCTGGCGGCCAAGCTCGAGAACGAGGTGCTCCTCCGCAAGCGGGGGATGATCGACCCCGCCCAGGAGCGGCTGCTCGCCATCAAGCAGAGCCCGATCGAGGAGCATCTCCAGGCCTTCGACCGCTCCCTCGCCAACAACACCGCCAAACACCGGCGGCTGACCATGACCCGCGTCCGGCGGGTGGTCGAGGGCTGCGGCTTCCGCACCCTGGCCGACATGGACGGCGAGAAGGTGGTCGAGTGGCTCAACGAGTTCCGCGAGGAGGAGGACATCGGGGCCCGGACCTACAACCACTACCTTCAGGCGGCCGACGCCTTCGGTAAGTGGCTGGCCACGACGAAGCGGCTGCCCGGCAACCCTCTAATCGGAATGGAGCGACTGAACGCCGAGACGGACGTCCGGCACAAGCGGCGGGCGCTGAAGCCGGAGGAGTTCGCCCGGCTCGTCGAGGCCGCCCGGAACTCTGGCGTCGAGGTGCAGGGCTACGACGGCGAGATGCGGGCGAGGATCTACCTGATCAGCTACCTGACCGGGCTTCGCCGGTCGGAGCTGGCGAGCCTGACCCCCAACTCCTTCAAGCTGGACGACGCCCAGCCGACCCTGACTGTCGAGGCCGCCTGCTCCAAGCACCGTCGCAGGGACGTGCTGCCGATGCACCCGGAACTGGTCTCGCTGGCCCGGGGGTGGGTGGCCGGCCTGGCTCCGGAGGAGCCGCTCTTCCCGAAGCTCGCCCGGCGGAAGACGTACACCATGGTCCAGAAGGACCTGGAAAGGGCGGGCATCCCCTACGAAACCCACGAGGGGCTGGCCGACTTCCACGCGGCGGGCAGGCACACCCACATCACCGGACTGGTCCGGTCGGGGGCCTCAATCATGGAGGCGAAGGAGCTTGCCCGCCATGCCGACATTCGCCAGACCGCCAAGTACACCCATATTGGCATGGAGGAGCGGGCCGAGGCCTTGGCGGCCCTGCCGTTCCCGCTGGCCCCGGCGGCGGTCGAGGCGTTGGAGCATGACGGCGATCTACAGGCACTGGTCACCGCCTGGCCGGGGCTTTCCCCAGAAACGAGGCGGCAGATCCTCGCCCTGGCCACCCCGCCATCGACGGATTCCTGA
- a CDS encoding DUF4313 domain-containing protein: MTRIRFRNWNCIVRKHQYDNGRPALQLIDAEDGSPIAQATVNLPDVALGRNQVAIKDWSENEGMLDALVAAGVVKPTGETVRSGYVEVPICELQPPFREVSHAERVSESKGNGRSR; encoded by the coding sequence ATGACCCGCATCCGCTTTCGCAACTGGAACTGCATCGTCCGCAAGCATCAATACGACAATGGCCGCCCGGCCCTGCAGCTGATCGACGCCGAGGACGGCTCACCGATCGCCCAAGCTACGGTGAATCTCCCGGACGTTGCGCTGGGCAGGAATCAGGTTGCCATCAAGGACTGGTCGGAGAACGAGGGGATGCTCGACGCTCTGGTCGCCGCCGGCGTGGTAAAGCCCACCGGCGAGACCGTCCGGTCGGGCTACGTCGAGGTGCCGATCTGCGAACTCCAGCCGCCGTTCCGGGAGGTGAGCCACGCGGAGCGGGTATCCGAGTCGAAGGGCAATGGGCGCAGCCGCTAA